From the genome of Candidatus Caldatribacterium sp.:
AGGCAAGAAAGTACATGAGCATTCCCCAGGGACCACCCTGCCCGGTAATGAGGGCAAAGAGCACCGCCACAATGGCCGCCGCCCCAAGCGCCACCCCTGGCCCGAACTTGAAGCTCACCATGAGAAGAGGAATATCCCCCGGACGGTACAGGAGAAACGATGCCGAAGGAATCAGAGGAAAGTGAACGAAAAGATCCAGCACCAGGGACAAAGCGGCAAAAGCACCGGCATAGATGAAGTACTTCCGCATCGAAGCAACCTCCCTCTCTCCTTCCCAGGGCAAAAGGAAGCCCTGAAAGCTTTTGCGCCTTCAGGGCTTGAGGGCACCGGTATAACTTCTTCTCCCATCCGGACTATACCGTCGGCTCCGGAATTCCACCGGATCAACCCCTCTCTCCGAGAGGGGCTCGCGGGCTTTCACCGCCGGTCGGGAATTGGGTGTTTCCCCTCACCCTGCCCTGAAGAAGTTTTTGTCTTTTGAGAATTATACCACACAGGCCCCAGGAATCCAAAGCTAAGGTGGCAAAAAAACGGCACAGGAACTCCAGACTCCTGGCAAATTGGTAAAAGAAACTGCTTTAGAAGTAAACTACAACTTTGCGAGCAAGTCGTCCTCAGGCGGCAGTGGTACAATACCTGCAGGAATCACAGGGCTCGGCAAAACCATTTCCAGAAAGGAAAGAGGGCAAACCATGCAGAGCTTGAAAGAACTCATCGATCGGCTTCCTCCCGAGTTGCAGCAGGAGGTGCAGGATTTCGTAGAGTTCTTGCTGGAGAAAAGGGTAAGGGCGCCCAAAAGACAACCGAAATTCGAGTGGGCCGGAGCTCTTAAGGACCTGCGTGATCGGTATACCTCGGTAGAACTCCAGCATAAACTTGCCGAATGGAGAATCGGTGAATAATGAATATTC
Proteins encoded in this window:
- a CDS encoding DUF2281 domain-containing protein, translated to MQSLKELIDRLPPELQQEVQDFVEFLLEKRVRAPKRQPKFEWAGALKDLRDRYTSVELQHKLAEWRIGE